The Nitrososphaerales archaeon genome has a segment encoding these proteins:
- the polX gene encoding DNA polymerase/3'-5' exonuclease PolX: protein MKNLEVADLLDRLGDLVEANGEDRFKVIAYHRAATSVRNLDTDIGQLQKEGKLEEIKYVGSGIAKKIDEYLRTGRLRVMEELQQKVPPGVPALMKVQGIGPRTAYKLSHDLEINSVDELKKALEAGRLDGEFGESVRRSFVVGIEKLQSFQKRMLLPEAEGTFQKLSSYFGALGIAVGMAGSLRRGKSTIGDLDLLSTNGRASAAMAGCPGVLGVLERGPKRTSVKLKEGVQVDVRVFGEDEYGAAMCYFTGSKDHNIALRTIAADKGWKLNEYGLFDKAGKRLAGETEEGVYERLGLRFIPPELRENTGEIDAAREGTLPNLIHMEDIKGDLQMHTTWSDGLEGVEAMARAAKERGYDYIALTDHSVSVRVANGLTEERFRKQWKEIDKLNDELAPFRVVKALELEIKGDGSLDFAREFLDEFELVGASLHQNFRQDAQKLTERILKALAHPSVDFICHPTNRLLGKREGNPIDLERVIRAARDSGKMLEIDGEPARLDLDEAWARRAMEEGVPIVIDSDAHSAGELDNIGYGVIVARRAWLEAKDVVNTKSLRTLLNAVS from the coding sequence TTGAAGAATCTCGAAGTGGCAGACCTTCTGGACAGGCTGGGGGACCTCGTCGAAGCCAACGGCGAGGACAGGTTCAAGGTGATTGCCTATCACAGGGCTGCAACCAGCGTAAGGAACCTGGACACGGACATTGGTCAGCTCCAGAAGGAGGGTAAGCTCGAGGAGATCAAGTACGTCGGTTCCGGCATAGCCAAGAAGATTGACGAGTACCTTCGCACAGGCAGGTTGAGGGTGATGGAGGAGCTTCAGCAGAAGGTGCCACCTGGGGTGCCTGCGCTGATGAAAGTGCAGGGGATAGGTCCCCGGACGGCTTACAAGCTTAGTCATGATCTTGAAATCAATAGTGTGGACGAGCTGAAGAAGGCGCTCGAGGCCGGGAGGCTTGACGGAGAGTTCGGCGAGTCTGTACGCAGGTCATTCGTCGTTGGGATTGAGAAGCTGCAGAGTTTCCAGAAGAGGATGCTGCTGCCAGAGGCCGAGGGGACATTCCAGAAGCTCTCGAGCTACTTCGGAGCCCTGGGAATAGCTGTGGGCATGGCCGGGAGCCTGAGGAGGGGGAAGAGCACGATTGGCGACCTCGACCTGCTCTCGACCAACGGGAGGGCCTCCGCTGCGATGGCAGGCTGTCCAGGCGTGCTTGGGGTGCTCGAGAGGGGGCCCAAGAGGACGAGCGTGAAGCTCAAGGAGGGTGTGCAGGTGGACGTCAGGGTCTTTGGAGAAGATGAATACGGAGCCGCCATGTGTTATTTCACCGGTTCCAAGGATCACAACATAGCGCTCCGGACCATCGCCGCAGACAAGGGATGGAAGCTGAACGAGTACGGCCTGTTCGACAAAGCCGGGAAGAGGTTGGCAGGTGAGACAGAGGAAGGAGTCTACGAGAGGCTCGGGCTCAGGTTCATTCCGCCAGAGCTGAGGGAGAACACCGGAGAGATCGATGCTGCGCGAGAGGGCACGCTGCCGAACCTGATCCACATGGAGGACATCAAGGGGGACCTCCAGATGCATACGACGTGGAGCGACGGATTGGAAGGGGTGGAGGCAATGGCGAGGGCAGCCAAGGAGAGGGGGTACGATTACATCGCGCTGACCGACCACTCGGTCTCAGTCCGCGTGGCAAACGGCCTTACGGAGGAGAGGTTCAGAAAACAGTGGAAGGAGATCGACAAGCTCAATGACGAGCTCGCCCCGTTCAGGGTAGTCAAAGCTCTGGAGTTGGAGATAAAGGGCGACGGCTCCCTGGACTTCGCGAGGGAATTCCTAGACGAGTTCGAGCTGGTCGGAGCGTCGCTGCACCAGAATTTCAGGCAGGATGCTCAGAAGCTGACGGAGAGGATCCTGAAGGCGCTCGCTCATCCCTCGGTCGACTTCATCTGTCACCCCACCAACAGGCTCCTCGGGAAGAGAGAGGGAAACCCAATTGACTTGGAAAGGGTTATCCGAGCGGCCAGGGATAGCGGCAAGATGCTTGAAATCGACGGAGAGCCGGCCAGGCTTGACCTTGACGAGGCTTGGGCAAGGAGAGCGATGGAGGAAGGGGTACCCATTGTGATTGACTCGGACGCCCACTCGGCCGGCGAATTGGACAACATTGGCTACGGAGTGATTGTCGCGAGGAGAGCCTGGCTGGAGGCCAAAGACGTCGTGAACACGAAGAGTTTGAGGACGCTACTGAATGCCGTCTCCTAG
- a CDS encoding antibiotic biosynthesis monooxygenase: protein MTEARFARLITMKAKAGKGDEFVKKFEEEVASTAAKLAGMRRLYLLRQVGRRDKFAVISLWDDEKSAERYAKSGRNKGYEKKLAGVRAGKEKVKKFHVELHLVGESAKP, encoded by the coding sequence ATGACCGAGGCTAGGTTCGCTAGACTGATCACAATGAAAGCAAAGGCAGGAAAAGGCGACGAATTCGTGAAGAAGTTCGAGGAAGAAGTGGCCTCGACTGCGGCTAAGCTGGCGGGCATGAGGAGGCTCTACCTCCTCCGCCAGGTGGGAAGGAGGGATAAGTTCGCTGTCATCTCACTGTGGGACGACGAGAAGAGTGCGGAGAGGTACGCAAAGAGCGGGAGGAACAAAGGCTATGAGAAAAAGCTGGCCGGCGTAAGAGCGGGGAAGGAGAAAGTGAAGAAGTTCCACGTCGAACTCCATCTCGTTGGCGAGTCGGCCAAGCCCTAG